In Nocardioides luti, the DNA window GTCCGCGGCGTCGTCCCGCTCGAGATCCCCGCGCTCTGGAGCCCCGCGGCGGTGCAGGCGCAGTCGATCGCGGCACGCACCTACGCGTCGTACGAGCGCGCCCACCCGCTCGGCTCGACCTACCAGATCTGCGACACGTCGTCATGCCAGGTCTACGGCGGGTACGACGCGGAGCACCCGGCCGCGAACGACGCCGTCGACGCCACCCGCCGCCAGGCGCTGCTGGCCGACGGCGAGCCGGCGTTCACCCAGTTCGGCGCCAGCTCCGGCGGCTGGACCTCGGCCGGCTCGGTGTCCTACCTGACCGCCCGCGAGGACCCGTACGACGGCTGGTCGGGCAACCCCGTCCACGCCTGGTCCCTCAAGCTGGCCGACACCCGCCTCGAGCAGGCCTGGCCGGCGCTCGGCAACCTGCAGCGGATCACCGTCACCCGCCGCGACGGCAACGGCGACTGGGGCGGCCGGGTCGCGGCCATGACCCTCGTCGGCTCGGACGGCAAGGTCGTCGTCTCCGGCGACACCTTCCGCTCGGTGCTCGGGCTCCGCTCCACCTGGCTGACCTTCAAGGTGGGGCAGCGCAGCGGCGCCCGCCAGGTGATGGCGCCGCGCGACGCCACGCCCGACGTGCTGACGACCGGCACCCGCTAGCCGCCCGCCCCGAAGCCGGGCTCAGCCCAGCACGAGCACCAGGTCGCCGCCCTCGACGGCCTTGGGGCCGGCGATGGCGACCCGCTCGACCGTGCCGTCGACGGGCGCGGTGATCGAGGCCTCCATCTTCATCGCCTCGATGGTCGCGACCGTGTCACCGGCGGCGACCTTCGCACCCTCCTCGACGACCACGGTGACGACGCCCTGGAACGGCGCGGCCACCTGGCCCGGCTTCGACGTGTCGGCCTTCTCCGCGGCGGCGACGTCGGAGGACACGGACTTGTCGCGGATGCTGATCGGGCGCAGCTGGCCGTTGATCGTGGCCATCACCGTGCGGTAGCCGCGCTCGTCGGCGTCGCTGATCGCCTGCACCCCGAGGATGAGCGTCTTGCCCTCGGCGATCTCGACCTCGTGCTCCTCGCCCTGGCGCAGGCCGTAGAGGTAGTCGAGGGTCGGGAGGACCGACACGTCGCCGTAGGTCTCGCGGACCTCGTTGAACGCCTTCGTCGGGCCGGGGAACAGCAGCTCGTTGAGCGTCCGGCGTCGCACCGGGTTGGGGACGCCCGGCTCGCCGGCCAGACCGGCGCGCGCCTCGGCGCTGAGCTCCTCGGCGGGCGGCTTCCAGGAGCGGCCCTCGAGGGCCTTGGTGCGGAACGGCTCGGGCCAGCCGCCGGGCGGGTCACCGAGCTCGCCGTTGAGGAAGCCGATGACCGAGTCCGGGATGTCGAACTTCCCGGGGTTCTCGGCGAACTCGACCGGGTCGGCGCCGATCCCGACGAGTGCCAGCGCGAGGTCGCCCACGACCTTCGAGGACGGGGTCACCTTGACGATGTTGCCGAGGATGTCGTTCGCGGCGGCGTACATGTCCTCGATCTGCTCGAACTTCTCGCCGAGGCCGAGCGCGATCGCCTGCTGGCGCAGGTTGGAGAGCTGGCCGCCCGGGATCTCGTGGGTGTAGACGCGGCCGGTCGGCGACGGCAGGCCGGACTCGAACGGCGCGTAGACCCGGCGGGTCGCCTCCCAGTAGGGCTCGAGCGCGCAGACCGCCTCGAGCGACAGGCCGGTCTCCCGCGACGAGTGGTCGGTCGCCGAGACCAGCGCGGACAGCGCTGGCTGCGAGGTGGTGCCGGCCATCGACGCGGTGGCCGCGTCGACCGCGTCGACGCCGCTCTCGATCGCCGCGACCAGGGTCGCGAGCTGGCCGCCGGGGGTGTCGTGCGTGTGCAGGTGCACCGGCAGGTCGAAGCGCTCGCGCAGCGCCGTCACGAGGGTGCGGGCGGCGGGCGCCCGCAGCAGGCCGGCCATGTCCTTGATCGCCAGCACGTGCGCGCCGGCGTCGACGATCCGGTCGGCCAGCTCGAGGTAGTAGTCGAGCGTGTAGAGCCGCTCGTCGGGGTTCGACAGGTCGCCGGTGTAGCAGAGCGCGACCTCCGCGACCGTCGTGCCGGTCGCGCGGACGGCCTCGATCGCCGGACGCATCTGCTCGACGTCGTTGAGCGCGTCGAAGATCCGGAAGACGTCGATGCCGGTGGCCGCGGCCTCCTCGACGAAGGCGTTGGTGACGTCGGTGGGGTACGGCGTGTACCCGACGG includes these proteins:
- a CDS encoding SpoIID/LytB domain-containing protein, whose amino-acid sequence is MRSFPALARRTAVPLIAAAVALAGGSLAPAGAATGDSWKVPAQAWLTIKGHGYGHGHGMSQYGAEGAAREGLSAREIIDFYYPGTTWGTAKGPVSVLITADTDDDLVVVARPGLVLRDSAVEGRTVLPDNGASRWRIDVGGAGSDRVSFLKGGRWHRFSTLRGTGQLGAAGQPITLVTPSGTRAYRGWLQLAAPSGSSRARDTVNVLTLENYVRGVVPLEIPALWSPAAVQAQSIAARTYASYERAHPLGSTYQICDTSSCQVYGGYDAEHPAANDAVDATRRQALLADGEPAFTQFGASSGGWTSAGSVSYLTAREDPYDGWSGNPVHAWSLKLADTRLEQAWPALGNLQRITVTRRDGNGDWGGRVAAMTLVGSDGKVVVSGDTFRSVLGLRSTWLTFKVGQRSGARQVMAPRDATPDVLTTGTR